A segment of the Ipomoea triloba cultivar NCNSP0323 chromosome 1, ASM357664v1 genome:
GCTGATCAACACAACTGGTCAAAAAGTGTGATGTTATAGAGAATCAGAAGAAATAGTGTATAAACTCAGTAgggtagttcaagtggcaagtaAGCTCTCTTTgcggggaggaatttcgggagaacccgggttaaATTTAGCAAAAGACGAAATAGTGTATAATTATTGCTTAATGTGAAAATATTGTGAACCTTTACAAGTCATTTTCAATGTATTTATACAGTTCAAATATCAATTAAGGTATTCAAACTACAATCTCATTTTCAATGTATTTATACAGTTCAAATATCAATTAAGGTATTCAAACTACAATCTCAGTggattgttgactctttgtgcttgtGCTTCAGTTGTGTTGTTGgtaatgtataatgtactttatgtgttagaataatgaaatttttttgagttaaaataatatactttgtgtTTTTTTACCGTGGTCCACGCAATACTGCTTGTAACTGTTTGAACTAATAGATCAAATACTTGACCGCGGACATCCAACCCACTGATATTAACAAAATTGTTTTTCTCCTTTGGAAAATGCTAacaaatgttaattaaaataattaaatttagtaattttatatCTACGAATtataaagcatatatatatatatatatataccatgttTTGTGATAAGAGATATTATTTAATGCCTTTCAATTGGTGCGATTAGTTAGTACGTGTATTAGACTAATAGTCACTTGTAGCATTATTTgtcttttattataataataattaataaaagatactccgtatttaattaCTTGATAATAATAGGTTAGGTACAACATATCTTTTGGTGTCATAGCTCATCATcattattgtttattattataccaatattattttttattatttaattccaCGTATACAATGCAAATGAATACTGcatgataaattgataattttaaatataaaagaaagaattttatgtcttttttttttttttttagaatagaaAGAATTTACGTCTTCTTTTGTATCTAactaaaaaaaagagttaaaccACCTCCTACTATTGTATAGAAAAACTCCCtaacaaaaaatgacaaattataattaacagatagatttatttgaaatataatttgaaattggTAATTACATTTTATCAcggtaaaagtaatataattagatGGAAGAATACTTTTatgaaatatagaaaaataaaatgactgCTTTCATCATTAAATtatttaccaattttaaaaaatattttgaggaCAAAGTTCATCaattttttcaatataatatatataatatcttaCCTAGAATTtttggaaaaaggaaaaaggaaaaaaattgaaagcgAGTCAGGGAAAAGCTCCATGCCTCCATCGAATAGTGAACCTTCCACGCACGCGTTTAAAGAGAAGGCTTCCAGTTCTCACGTGCTAGCCGGACTGGGATTTTCGAGTACGGTCGTGCACGTGTCCAAACTTCTCCCAATGCTCTAATCCAGGTGTTCTTCCTATCCCTCTTTCTCCCCTCTTTCTCTCTtacaatatttttacttttctGTTCGATCTCCAACCGGTTTTCCACGGAGGCTTCTCCTTAATCCTTCCCCTATAGCTACTACTAGGCGGAGATCGTTTTCAGCTTTTATTTTCCGGGAGATTTTATTCGCCGGAATCAAATAACCGGTACCGGTGGTTGATGAAGTTGAGCAACTTCCGCGGAATGGAAACGGAGGTTCAATCGAATTACACTTATATGGGACGAAGCTTCAGCGATCTCAGCATCAACGATGATTCTTCGGCTTTCAGCGACTGCAACAGTGATAGATCCGGCGAGTTCCCGACGGCTTCTTCGCAGAGTCGTCGGCTATTGCTGGCCTGCGCCACCGATAACTCCGACGAATTGATTCCTCAACTTGTCTCCGATCTGGATTCGAGCTCAATCGATGCGATAAAGCAGGCAGCAATGGAACTCCGACTCCTTGCGAAGAACAAACCGGAGAACAGAATCAAAATCGCTAGAGCCGGAGCAATTAAACCGCTTATTTCACTAATTTCGTCCACCGATCCTCAGCTTCTAGAATATGGCGTTACCGCAATTCTCAACCTCTCGCTCTGCGACGAAAACAAGCAGCTCATCGCGGCTTCTGGAGCAATCAAGCCGCTCGTTAGGGCTCTTAAAGTAGGCACCCCCGTCGCCAAAGAGAACGCCGCTTGCGCTCTTCTCCGCCTCTCGCAAATTGAAGAGAGCAAAGTAGCAATTGGACGGTCCGGCGCGATTCCACCGCTAGTAAGCCTTCTAGAAAACGGAAATTTACGCGGCAAAAAGGACGCATCAACGGCTCTATACTCTATTTGTTCGGTCAAAGAAAACAAAGTCAGGGCTGTGCAAGCCGGAATAATGAAGCCTCTAGTGGAATTAATGGCTGATTTTAGTTCAAACATGGTGGATAAGTCAGCGTTCGTTGTGAGCGTCCTGGCGTCGGCGGCGGAGGCTAGGGCGGCGCTTGTTGAGGAAGGCGGAATTCCGGTTCTGGTTGAGATCGTGGAGGTGGGGTCGCAGCGACAGAAGGAGATTGCGGTGGCGATACTGTTGCAACTATGTGAGGACAGCGTGCCATATCGTACCTTGGTGGCCCGCGAAGGTGCGATTCCTCCTTTGGTCGCTTTGTCGCAATCCGGCACAAGTCGCGCCAAACAAAAGGTAAAAAATTAATCATCGACTGCAGAgcagaaatcattttttattgCTATGCCAAATCCATTCATTTAGTTTGATCTGATGAACGaacgaaaatgaaaaaaaaagccAGATCAGTTTATCATTTGATTCCTTGATTGGTCGGTAAGTTAAGTGGCACCGGCATTCACTTAAACAAATCCCCAACcctaattatttaaataataatgccTTAAATTAACATTAGCAATTGATTATTGTGCTGTATGTAATAAATGACTCGTGCGTTTCTGTCGTTTTTGGTGGCTTGATCTGTGGACAGGCGGAATCACTGATTCAACTTCTACGGCAGCCGAGAACAGCCAGCGCCGCTGCTCGCGGAGCCTCTGATCATTTAGTCTGAGACGGCGCCCCCACACGCCGCCATTGCAATCAAACAGTAGAAAAGAAAGGGAGAGAACAGCAAGATAGAGAAAAACCAAAACCTAAACTGTAAATAGTCTTCCAATGCCTGTAACTTGTAACGCAACTTTGCTTGTAAATTTTCGCTTTGCCTTCAAATTTGGTTTTCTTGCGATTTTGGGTTTGTTAATCGGTGCGTGTCAATGTGTggatacattttttttcctctttaaCGTAATTATGattctgttttttcttttcagaTGAAAACGTACGAAAAGTAAATGTACTATGTAACGTGGTCATCATGAAACGCTCCGTATTTGTTATATTCATCATACGGATATAAAATCATTACTTTTTTCCCAAATATTGTTTACCTATAACAGTTGACGATtcagtaattaataattttaaattcaactttcagtaaaaagtgattttttttaactttcttgATTTAAATTTTGAACTAATTAATTGTGAGTAATCTAAAAAATTACCTACTTGTGACCGGTTAATTTACAAGATAGAttttatttacaatatatattcaagTAGTGACAACAAACTTAACAATgcggtaattttttttataaattaatataattaaaatcatattattatttgtgcacTAAAAATAAACAGGAAACCCTTTGGCGCGACAGGGAGAGCGACGTTCCACATAACATAAGTGACATCATGTTAGATTGTTATCTATGAAAAATTGATTGGCAAATCTTGCTCCACTTGTAAACATTCACCCTTGAGCCTACGGAACAAATTGCAGATGTGATATCTCTATTCAAACAATAAAAGGATGGGTTTCGGTGGATTTTAGCCTTGGGATTCTTATCgctatacacatatacatatactattattgtttttttaaatactgCATATtacatattacaatatttttgttcaaaaaaaaaaaggagatatttttgtaacattaaatggctttgtttttgttttgtttttcatttttcctatttcctttttttaattattaaaataaaaaaactaacatGAAATTAATGCAAACTATGTGTGAGCAAGGTGATCCACATTTTTTAAagggaaaaatgtaattttagccccactattgtttttgttagtGGTTTTAGTACCTAACTTTTTACCATAGCAATATACACAACTAATTCTTCAAAAAAAGTTACAATATTAACCCCTGGAccacaaaattattaaattccattaaaattttacttagtacatgAGTATTTAgtactttataatatttttaaactataatattgtttattctcaatatttcatttgtaaaattttaaaaaatgattttatcaTGGTCATATAGGGAAAGTAGAGACGATGTGACACATTGAAAAGAACAAATTTAACGAAGAATGTTGACAAATATCTATTTTGCATATAAAATACCAAAACTAACAATGATATAAAGAACAAAgcgaataaaattttaaaatattcatgtactaggttaaattttaatagagttgaATAATTTTGTTAGTCTagagttaaaatttaaaaatataactttttgaaGAGTTAGAGGTATATATTGCCATGATAAAAAGGTAAGGACTAAAATCGTTAGCAATAAACAATTAAGggactaaaattacatttttcctttttaaaaataaattgaatgtagttttcgataacattgttaggaaatttgtttctatgtctgactgtaaggaatgtttgtccattccattaatctttcttgtaaacgtttccgcttatgattcaatgaattagtctcgagagattattatcaaaaaaaaataaattgaatgttatttaatatttgtattatattttaagagtaaattaaaattacataaataaagagaaaataatactccgtaacatttttcaaaaaaaaataaaataataataataataataataataataataataataataataacattttagGAGCGTAACAACCTTAAACAATGCTGCTCTAATCCTGAATCTATATTTCAGAAAAAAGAATGTTACAATAATGTGTTCCTGCTCAGATCTACAGTACagtacacacacaaaaacataTCGGATGCAGATTCGTTCTCCTCAACAGACAAAACTCGCCGTCTGCAGCGAACATCGTTGGCAGAGCGCATGATTTTCACACATCACATGTGCATTGCCCTATCATGTGCCTctttcaatattttaaattttctgtgtttttttGCATCTCTCTCGCCCCAGCCAATGTATGGCTACAACAATTCTATCATTTACTTTAACCAAAGGTCAAGAGTTTGATATTTAATTGTAGATAtgtaacaattttaaatatctAGGTCAATTGTCTCACCCAATAGAGATACTTATAATTCGACGATGAAATTAGTTGTGTCTGAAATAAAAATCATgggctacacccaaaaaaacTCTGTCATGTTTGCCTTTCTTGATTGTCAACCTCACGCCGTGAAGTTCGTGTTTTGACGGAAACAAAACGGAATAAATGTATAAATGACAATTGATGTTAACGTTTTGGCAATATCTAAACTCATTTCGCATTCGAGCCTGGAGCACACGAAAGCAGGTTTCTTACTTGTATTAATTAATGTGCAATCACATATAAAAATAACTATGATACTTAAAAaaggtaaaattaaaaatcaaactatctcataaattttaaaatgttacaaTTGAACACATAAATGCCTAGATTTTCTGCAATTTAACTGACAATTTGTGAAAGATAAAAACTATTTCACCACACtcatatttcttattttaaattaacattcaaaaacCATTTATTTTTACGAAACAATAAATTCCTTAattgtgcagtccaactatcagcttaggtttttagttggatggagcacatgattcaattttaATTACTTCATTGCAGTTTTTTTCTaagttcattttaaaaatttttattttttcattacccaaaaaaaaaaaaatcattacaaaCGTTCTAAAACTCAACGGAAATTTGGTATACATTGCCGAAATTCCCTTATATATCTTAAgcctaaaaattaaaattgacccaaaagtgtaaataatttaattatagccCAAATATCTTCTATGTGGTAAAGCCCAAAATCAATAATCTTGGCCCAAGTATAAAATGCTAGTTTCAGACATCCCAGACCACAGCTTACCTTTTCTCCCTTTCCTCTGCTTTCTGTCTTCACGCTCTCTCATCTCTCTTTTCGGATTCTAATTTCACTTCAATTTCCTTCAATCCAATGGCACACCCAACCCTAAATTCGGACAACCAATACCACAGCCCCTCTTCTCTCCCATTTCATCTCCTTTATGTCTCGATGcactactctctctctctctctctct
Coding sequences within it:
- the LOC116022496 gene encoding U-box domain-containing protein 4-like codes for the protein MKLSNFRGMETEVQSNYTYMGRSFSDLSINDDSSAFSDCNSDRSGEFPTASSQSRRLLLACATDNSDELIPQLVSDLDSSSIDAIKQAAMELRLLAKNKPENRIKIARAGAIKPLISLISSTDPQLLEYGVTAILNLSLCDENKQLIAASGAIKPLVRALKVGTPVAKENAACALLRLSQIEESKVAIGRSGAIPPLVSLLENGNLRGKKDASTALYSICSVKENKVRAVQAGIMKPLVELMADFSSNMVDKSAFVVSVLASAAEARAALVEEGGIPVLVEIVEVGSQRQKEIAVAILLQLCEDSVPYRTLVAREGAIPPLVALSQSGTSRAKQKAESLIQLLRQPRTASAAARGASDHLV